A DNA window from Campylobacter anatolicus contains the following coding sequences:
- a CDS encoding acyltransferase family protein has product MYNIKPNNILCDYLAIFLNNFNGVTIFFLISGFLISYSYDRNSNLIMYYKNRILRIYPALYVNILIGIVLLYCFYPFDFNLDFFSWLFSQLTFLQFYNFNASKIFGAGEINAPLWTISIELFFYISLPIIFWIYKKSRYMLLIFFAISIVFFIYNRFSDHNLFINKLINVSIAPYMFIFLIGFYFYKYINYIYIYSQSFFYLYVYIFDI; this is encoded by the coding sequence ATGTATAATATCAAGCCAAACAATATCTTGTGTGATTATTTGGCAATTTTTCTAAACAACTTCAATGGAGTTACTATATTTTTTCTAATTAGCGGTTTTCTTATAAGCTATTCATATGACAGAAATTCGAATTTGATAATGTATTACAAAAATAGAATTTTAAGAATATATCCAGCATTATATGTAAATATACTAATAGGCATAGTATTATTATACTGCTTTTATCCATTTGATTTTAATCTTGATTTTTTTAGTTGGCTTTTTAGCCAACTAACATTTCTGCAATTTTACAACTTTAATGCAAGTAAAATTTTTGGAGCAGGTGAGATAAATGCACCACTTTGGACGATCTCAATTGAACTGTTTTTTTATATAAGTTTGCCAATAATTTTTTGGATATATAAAAAAAGTAGATATATGCTCCTTATATTTTTTGCAATATCTATAGTATTTTTTATATATAATCGCTTTAGCGATCACAATCTTTTTATAAATAAACTTATAAATGTATCAATAGCTCCATATATGTTTATATTTTTGATAGGATTTTATTTTTATAAATACATAAATTATATATATATATATTCACAATCATTTTTTTATTTATATGTTTATATATTTGATATTTAA
- a CDS encoding ComEC/Rec2 family competence protein codes for MQNLFDKRIEYAIFLVFCMAIFSVNLYINFIKYHKFMQRGEHNVVAKVKLDYIKTNANGRSYRLLLLDNDEFKFYTTVSKNKAIKVGDILHLAVQNIDVSFTDYLRGTFYMPSYERINLSTRNDINLEQNLTNTHNPNLQPSLRQSLNERAIKFISSQHESPKISQLYSALFFGTAVFGELRDDVAHCGIAHLIAISGYHLSVIFGTLFFLMAPIYRVFSQHYAPYRNYKFDISIVAFGIIVFYFYLIGFISSFVRAFAMSMFGFYLICRGLKVLSFTTLFMICCFCIALFPSLALDIRFYFSIAGVFYIFLYLHHFKDKFNILMHSILLNFYVFFTMQVIILYFFPLISFQQFAVIPLSYAFIVFYPLTALLHAFGFGGVFDEYLLSLLNFRIGESSLEVSFLVFITYNIISLLAIKFKSLALFLALIGATTFGVLII; via the coding sequence ATGCAAAATTTATTTGATAAACGTATAGAATATGCTATATTTTTAGTATTTTGTATGGCTATATTTAGCGTAAATTTATATATAAATTTTATAAAGTATCACAAATTTATGCAGCGTGGCGAGCATAATGTAGTTGCCAAAGTAAAGCTTGATTATATAAAAACAAATGCTAATGGCAGAAGCTATCGACTTTTACTACTTGATAATGATGAGTTTAAATTTTACACTACTGTATCAAAAAATAAAGCCATAAAAGTTGGCGATATCTTACATTTAGCTGTGCAAAATATAGATGTAAGTTTTACTGATTATTTACGCGGGACATTTTATATGCCAAGCTATGAGCGGATAAATTTAAGTACCAGAAATGACATAAATTTAGAGCAAAATCTTACAAACACTCATAATCCAAATTTGCAACCATCACTCAGACAAAGCTTAAATGAACGAGCTATTAAATTTATAAGTTCGCAGCACGAAAGTCCTAAAATTTCACAGCTTTACTCTGCTCTTTTTTTCGGCACAGCCGTATTTGGCGAGCTTAGAGATGATGTGGCTCACTGTGGTATAGCTCATCTTATAGCCATTAGTGGCTATCATCTTAGCGTGATATTTGGTACACTATTTTTTCTTATGGCACCGATATATAGAGTATTTTCGCAGCATTACGCTCCATACCGCAATTATAAATTTGATATAAGTATTGTCGCATTTGGCATTATTGTATTTTATTTTTATCTTATCGGTTTTATCTCAAGTTTTGTTCGTGCATTTGCTATGAGTATGTTTGGATTTTACTTGATATGTCGCGGATTAAAAGTGCTAAGCTTTACTACGCTTTTTATGATATGCTGCTTTTGTATTGCCCTATTTCCAAGCCTTGCATTAGATATTAGATTTTACTTCTCAATTGCTGGTGTGTTTTATATATTTTTGTATCTACACCATTTTAAGGATAAATTTAATATTTTAATGCACTCTATTTTGCTAAATTTTTATGTATTTTTTACGATGCAAGTCATCATACTTTACTTTTTCCCTCTCATTAGCTTTCAGCAGTTTGCAGTCATCCCGCTTAGCTACGCATTTATAGTATTTTATCCGCTTACTGCCTTACTACATGCATTTGGCTTTGGTGGAGTTTTTGATGAGTATTTGCTTAGTTTATTAAACTTTAGGATAGGAGAGTCAAGCCTAGAGGTATCATTTTTGGTATTTATAACTTATAATATAATATCACTTTTAGCTATTAAATTTAAAAGTCTAGCCCTATTTCTCGCACTTATCGGAGCGACTACGTTTGGTGTTTTAATTATATAA
- a CDS encoding YihY family inner membrane protein codes for MWAKFKNTLNIALNLALGIKDTQLMHYASSLSFHTILAVIPVLLISFSIFTQLPAFSEYYAKIQEFVFSALLPTHQSIIAEYLQKFLQNSVSLGIIGFIAIIFTSAMFFIDYEYVVNEIMQSQTKRGFWVALSAYWTLITLAPIGLGLSFYISNLLQNLLNSTQFTSWINFISIFPYLIIWAIFCVTYLISVSQGIKFKNALISSFVASLVWYLGKSAFVYYVVYNKTYLSIYGSFSVILFFFLWVYISWIIFLYGLKLCKFLESER; via the coding sequence ATGTGGGCTAAATTTAAAAATACTTTAAATATTGCATTAAATTTAGCCCTAGGCATAAAGGACACTCAGCTTATGCACTACGCATCAAGCCTAAGTTTTCACACCATTTTAGCAGTCATTCCTGTGCTACTTATCTCATTTTCTATCTTTACGCAACTGCCAGCATTTAGTGAGTACTATGCTAAAATTCAAGAGTTTGTATTCTCCGCACTTTTGCCAACTCACCAAAGTATTATTGCTGAGTATTTACAAAAATTTTTACAAAATAGTGTCAGCCTGGGTATTATTGGTTTTATCGCTATTATCTTTACTTCAGCGATGTTTTTTATAGACTATGAATATGTTGTAAATGAGATAATGCAAAGTCAGACTAAGCGTGGATTCTGGGTAGCTTTGAGTGCCTACTGGACGCTTATAACTCTTGCACCCATAGGGCTTGGGCTTAGCTTTTATATATCAAATTTATTACAAAATTTACTAAACTCAACGCAATTTACTAGTTGGATAAATTTTATAAGTATTTTTCCTTATCTCATCATATGGGCTATATTTTGTGTCACATATCTTATATCTGTTTCGCAAGGCATTAAATTCAAAAATGCACTTATTAGCTCATTTGTAGCATCTTTAGTTTGGTATTTAGGTAAGTCAGCATTTGTCTATTATGTCGTATATAACAAAACCTATCTGAGTATTTATGGCTCATTTTCAGTAATATTATTTTTCTTTTTATGGGTCTATATTTCGTGGATTATATTTTTATATGGGCTTAAACTTTGCAAATTTTTAGAGAGTGAAAGATAG
- a CDS encoding plasminogen-binding N-terminal domain-containing protein, translated as MKRFVLSLLFCFSTLLSADFNLNEYRSPIISIDEDDTATIIDSPEILIGSSGVVVHKFEYDSSIIARVSVISKNGGFAKIRFEVFDTLAQPALPLPGIAPQVGDTVVLNYLYNRSLIIVPNKEIYDEIIAAFPRTIFIHPDLIGAYLSYEYKPNPSRDDFRKMCSQSAAGLIFIAMDRRSVFADCQSFKILKEFKTGEVEYYQLPFYTRVSDIDTVFWKLDAAHINNYDEHYDNLLYQE; from the coding sequence TTGAAACGTTTTGTTTTGTCTTTATTATTTTGTTTTAGTACACTTTTGAGTGCAGATTTTAACCTAAATGAATACCGATCTCCCATCATCAGCATAGATGAAGATGATACGGCTACTATCATAGATAGCCCTGAAATTCTGATCGGCTCAAGTGGTGTCGTCGTGCATAAATTTGAATACGATAGCTCAATTATCGCTCGTGTTAGTGTTATATCAAAAAATGGTGGCTTTGCAAAAATAAGATTTGAGGTGTTTGATACTCTAGCTCAACCAGCGTTACCGCTACCTGGTATAGCACCACAAGTTGGCGATACTGTCGTGCTAAACTATCTTTATAACCGCTCTTTAATCATCGTGCCAAATAAAGAAATTTATGATGAGATTATAGCAGCATTTCCACGAACAATATTTATCCATCCTGACTTAATAGGAGCGTATCTAAGCTATGAATATAAACCAAATCCAAGTCGTGATGATTTCCGTAAAATGTGCTCACAAAGTGCAGCTGGACTGATATTTATCGCAATGGATAGGCGTAGTGTGTTTGCAGATTGTCAAAGCTTTAAAATTTTAAAAGAGTTTAAAACTGGTGAAGTTGAGTATTATCAGTTGCCATTTTATACGCGTGTAAGTGATATAGATACTGTTTTTTGGAAGCTTGATGCAGCCCATATTAATAACTATGATGAACATTATGATAACCTTTTGTATCAGGAATAA
- a CDS encoding peptidoglycan DD-metalloendopeptidase family protein, translated as MLRALILSGFLFLNLYAIKPSVENLSWENGISFLNFLEKNKIPLSLYYDLTSEDQELVADITAGSTYQISHDSYGKPNQVLIPVSEELQVHIFRDEKDNFKLEFTPISYQESDKVLSLDVEKSISEDIYEHTGSATLALSFKNVFKGEGIDFKKINKGDKVVMVYRQKIRMGRSFGTPEIYAAMLETKNKRYAMYKFEDKFYDKNGKKSDKFLLVRPILNARITSSFTLKRWHPILRRYRAHLGVDYGAPRGTPIRSAGDGTIKFVGNKTGYGKVIIIKHAGGYETLYAHLNAFAKGIKVGNKVKQGTLIAYVGTSGMSTGPHLHFGLYLNNKPINPENTLKVVKDIADKKETAKFKNIVAKNDTLMKKAIANNQKPPKIEFFPDVIEF; from the coding sequence ATGCTTCGCGCCCTTATACTATCTGGATTTTTATTTTTAAATTTATACGCGATCAAACCAAGTGTTGAAAATTTAAGTTGGGAAAATGGCATATCATTCTTAAATTTTTTAGAAAAAAACAAAATTCCACTATCACTTTACTATGATCTAACAAGTGAAGATCAAGAGCTGGTAGCTGACATAACAGCTGGTTCGACGTATCAAATTTCACACGATTCTTATGGCAAACCAAACCAAGTTTTAATACCAGTGAGCGAAGAGTTGCAAGTTCATATTTTTAGAGATGAAAAGGATAATTTTAAGCTTGAATTTACGCCTATATCCTATCAAGAATCAGATAAAGTGCTAAGCTTAGATGTTGAAAAGTCAATATCAGAAGACATATATGAGCATACCGGCTCAGCGACTTTAGCACTTAGTTTTAAAAATGTCTTTAAAGGTGAAGGCATAGACTTTAAAAAGATAAACAAGGGTGATAAAGTCGTAATGGTTTATCGCCAAAAGATACGTATGGGGAGAAGTTTTGGCACACCTGAGATATATGCTGCGATGTTAGAGACGAAAAATAAACGCTATGCAATGTATAAATTTGAAGATAAATTTTATGATAAAAATGGCAAAAAGAGCGATAAATTTCTACTTGTTCGTCCTATCTTAAATGCACGCATAACATCTAGCTTTACACTTAAGCGTTGGCACCCTATTTTAAGACGGTATAGGGCACATTTGGGAGTTGATTATGGGGCACCACGTGGCACACCGATACGCTCAGCAGGGGACGGCACAATAAAATTTGTCGGTAACAAAACAGGCTATGGCAAAGTCATAATCATAAAGCACGCTGGTGGATACGAGACACTTTATGCACATTTAAACGCCTTTGCAAAAGGGATAAAAGTCGGCAACAAAGTTAAACAAGGCACGCTGATAGCCTACGTAGGCACAAGCGGTATGAGTACTGGACCGCACCTGCACTTTGGACTATATCTAAACAATAAACCCATAAATCCTGAAAACACATTAAAAGTAGTCAAGGATATAGCGGATAAAAAAGAGACTGCTAAATTTAAAAATATCGTGGCTAAAAACGATACATTAATGAAAAAAGCGATAGCGAACAATCAAAAGCCACCTAAAATTGAGTTTTTCCCTGATGTGATCGAGTTTTAA
- the mgtE gene encoding magnesium transporter: MNTELEQAKELLDQHLDDVKNDASEISAYDLAQHLKTLKKHDELLFTEYLEKLDAQSLGDVAIELPDHMLKDVIETLPSEKIVEALEELESDDATELLQYIEDIDEEKAKELFDGLDREDQDDILRLRSYDENEAGAYMQTELFSARLNEKLGDAVARLRRLKSEGELENISQLFITDENDVLKYGIPLEDLILFDFSLSLSEIIANEQPDHYKPHTALDIDKIEDVVIVVQDYDLNVIPVIDSKGVLLGRITNDDIHDFIQESATEQIYNLVGVDDEAEDDETLVKAAKARGAWLGVNLLTAIFSSFIIGLFDETIATYVALAILMPIVASMGGNTGTQALAVTVRRLALGEIEFKDAKSVLKREISISLANGIIFGMIMGIIAWLWFDKAMLGIVIGSSMVINLFFAGFFGTIIPLTLRRFDIDPAVGSAVLLTTFTDAIGFFTFLGLAKWILL, encoded by the coding sequence ATGAATACCGAACTAGAACAAGCAAAAGAGCTGTTAGACCAGCACCTAGATGATGTAAAAAACGACGCAAGCGAGATCAGTGCATACGACCTAGCACAACACCTAAAAACGCTTAAAAAACACGATGAATTGCTATTTACTGAGTATCTTGAGAAGCTTGATGCACAAAGCCTTGGTGATGTAGCGATTGAACTACCTGATCATATGCTAAAAGATGTCATTGAGACATTGCCGTCTGAAAAGATTGTAGAAGCACTTGAAGAGCTAGAGAGCGATGACGCAACAGAGTTGCTTCAATATATTGAAGACATAGATGAAGAAAAAGCCAAAGAGCTTTTTGACGGGCTTGACAGAGAGGATCAAGATGATATTCTAAGGCTACGAAGCTACGATGAAAACGAAGCTGGTGCATATATGCAAACCGAGCTTTTCTCCGCTCGTTTAAATGAAAAACTAGGGGACGCAGTAGCAAGGCTTAGACGGCTAAAGTCCGAAGGTGAGTTAGAAAACATCTCACAACTTTTTATTACTGATGAAAACGATGTGCTTAAGTATGGCATACCACTTGAGGACCTCATCTTATTTGATTTCTCCTTAAGTTTAAGCGAGATCATCGCAAACGAACAACCAGATCATTACAAACCTCACACCGCACTTGATATAGATAAGATAGAAGATGTCGTCATCGTAGTGCAAGATTATGACTTAAACGTTATACCAGTCATTGATAGCAAGGGTGTTTTGCTCGGTCGTATCACAAACGATGATATACACGACTTTATTCAAGAGAGTGCAACAGAGCAAATTTATAACCTAGTCGGTGTTGATGATGAGGCTGAGGATGATGAGACGCTAGTTAAGGCAGCAAAGGCACGCGGTGCGTGGCTTGGTGTAAATTTATTAACTGCTATATTTAGTTCATTTATTATCGGACTTTTTGATGAGACGATCGCCACATATGTAGCATTAGCAATACTTATGCCTATAGTCGCGTCAATGGGTGGCAATACAGGCACTCAAGCCCTTGCCGTTACCGTGCGTCGTTTAGCTTTGGGCGAGATAGAATTTAAAGATGCAAAGAGTGTTTTAAAGCGTGAAATCAGCATCTCACTTGCAAATGGCATTATATTTGGTATGATAATGGGTATAATCGCTTGGCTATGGTTTGATAAAGCAATGCTAGGCATTGTGATCGGCTCAAGTATGGTTATAAATTTATTTTTCGCAGGATTTTTTGGCACGATCATACCGCTAACACTCAGACGCTTTGACATAGATCCAGCTGTCGGCTCAGCTGTGTTGCTTACAACATTTACTGATGCGATTGGATTTTTCACATTTTTAGGACTTGCAAAATGGATACTACTATAA
- a CDS encoding NUDIX domain-containing protein: MDTTITELEILPLTESKYLKPFRMQFKQNGQLRNWDCVKAMSSVSVFLYHKERDAFLLVKQFRPAVWYSQNSENISSTELGYTYEMCAGLMDKGLSCEQTIREEAVEEVGYELRDIERVVMTYGAFGFSGNTQTMFYATIDESMRVNSGGGCDGENIELVFIPRESMRDFMFDESKPKGFGLLFAYLWWKEKFKR; encoded by the coding sequence ATGGATACTACTATAACCGAGCTTGAAATTTTACCACTGACTGAGTCAAAATACCTTAAACCATTTCGTATGCAGTTTAAACAAAACGGGCAGCTTCGTAACTGGGATTGTGTAAAAGCGATGAGCAGCGTCTCAGTATTTTTATACCATAAAGAGCGTGATGCATTTTTACTTGTCAAGCAATTTCGCCCTGCAGTGTGGTACTCGCAAAATAGTGAAAACATTAGTTCAACTGAGTTAGGATACACCTACGAAATGTGTGCTGGGCTTATGGATAAAGGACTAAGTTGCGAACAAACTATACGTGAAGAGGCGGTTGAAGAGGTGGGCTATGAGCTAAGAGATATTGAACGTGTAGTTATGACTTATGGGGCATTTGGCTTTAGTGGCAACACACAGACAATGTTTTACGCTACGATAGATGAGAGTATGCGTGTAAATAGTGGTGGTGGCTGCGATGGCGAGAATATAGAGCTCGTATTTATTCCACGTGAAAGTATGCGTGATTTTATGTTTGATGAAAGCAAACCAAAGGGGTTTGGGCTTCTTTTTGCTTACTTATGGTGGAAAGAAAAATTTAAAAGATAA
- a CDS encoding RNA degradosome polyphosphate kinase — translation MSQDKTLFINRELSWLRFNSRVLAQCNKDIPLLEKLKFLAIYTTNLDEFYMIRIAGLKQLFAAGVVTSGSDGMSPLEQLRDIRKYLQEEQKLVEKHYNETKNALAKQNLFIKNYDELNEELKRKCDEYFFSNILPVIIPIAVDATHPFPHLNNLSFSLAVKLADIEHPEILKFGMIRISRVLPRFTQPSENVYVPIETIVHRHAEEIFPGYKLLSSCAFRVTRNADIVIEEEEADDFMMILEQGLKLRRKGAFVRMQIAHDADKDILEFLNSHMKIFHKDIYYSNVPLTLSSLWQIALNKDFIHLANSPYVPKTLPPFGDGISIFDTIDKEDVMIIHPFESFDPVVHLIKEACKDPKVISIRMTLYRVDKNSPIIQSLIDAASDGKQVTVMVELKARFDEENNLHWAKALEDAGAHVIYGITGFKVHAKVLQIIRQIGDKLKFYMHFGTGNYNGSSAKIYTDVSLFTSREEFSHDTTTFFHILSGYNKNRRLNTLSMSPFQIKERIIEKIRLEASKGSEGRIIAKMNALIDADVINELSKASNAGVKIDLIVRGVCGLRPNIRGKSENIHVRSIIGKYLEHARILYFKHSTPRVFISSADWMPRNLERRLELMTPIFDERLQDKLLEILELQLNDNELAFELKNDGEYEQICPKNGEKTINSHEVLENYISKIYKSVKKDTDKAKADLVATKLLKES, via the coding sequence ATGAGTCAAGATAAAACCCTTTTTATCAACCGAGAGTTAAGTTGGCTACGATTTAACTCACGTGTTTTAGCACAATGCAACAAAGATATACCTCTGCTTGAAAAACTTAAATTTTTAGCGATATATACAACAAATTTAGATGAGTTTTATATGATACGTATCGCTGGACTTAAACAGCTTTTTGCTGCTGGTGTTGTTACGAGCGGTAGTGATGGAATGAGCCCGCTTGAACAACTTCGTGATATCAGAAAATACCTTCAAGAAGAGCAAAAGCTAGTAGAAAAACACTATAACGAGACTAAAAATGCTCTTGCAAAACAAAATTTATTTATAAAAAATTATGATGAATTAAATGAAGAACTAAAGAGAAAATGTGATGAGTATTTTTTTTCAAATATCTTACCAGTCATCATTCCTATCGCTGTCGATGCGACACACCCATTTCCGCATCTAAACAACCTAAGCTTTTCACTAGCAGTTAAATTAGCAGATATAGAACATCCTGAAATTTTAAAATTTGGAATGATACGCATTTCACGTGTCCTGCCGCGTTTTACCCAGCCTAGTGAAAATGTATATGTACCTATTGAGACGATTGTACATCGCCACGCAGAAGAAATTTTCCCTGGATATAAGCTACTTAGCTCGTGTGCATTTAGAGTAACTAGGAATGCTGATATAGTCATCGAAGAAGAAGAGGCGGATGATTTTATGATGATACTAGAACAAGGGCTAAAGCTACGTCGCAAAGGTGCTTTTGTCCGTATGCAAATCGCTCACGATGCAGATAAAGACATACTTGAGTTTCTAAACTCACATATGAAAATTTTTCATAAAGATATATACTATTCTAACGTTCCACTCACACTTAGCTCACTTTGGCAGATTGCATTAAATAAAGACTTTATCCACTTAGCTAACTCCCCATATGTGCCAAAAACTCTACCTCCTTTTGGTGACGGGATTTCGATATTTGATACGATTGATAAAGAAGATGTTATGATTATACATCCATTTGAAAGCTTTGATCCAGTCGTTCATCTAATAAAAGAGGCTTGTAAAGACCCAAAAGTCATCTCTATACGTATGACACTTTACCGCGTTGATAAAAACTCACCAATCATTCAATCATTAATAGATGCCGCAAGTGACGGCAAACAAGTAACTGTAATGGTGGAGCTAAAAGCGAGATTTGATGAGGAGAATAACTTGCACTGGGCAAAGGCACTAGAAGATGCTGGAGCACACGTGATATATGGTATCACGGGCTTTAAAGTGCATGCAAAAGTACTTCAAATCATCCGCCAAATCGGTGATAAGCTTAAATTTTATATGCATTTTGGTACTGGCAATTACAATGGAAGTTCGGCTAAAATTTATACAGATGTGAGTCTCTTTACAAGTCGTGAAGAATTTAGCCACGACACAACGACATTTTTTCATATCCTTTCAGGATATAATAAAAATCGTCGCCTAAATACGCTTAGTATGTCGCCATTTCAGATAAAAGAGCGGATAATAGAAAAGATTCGCCTTGAAGCTAGCAAAGGTAGTGAAGGTCGGATAATCGCAAAAATGAACGCACTCATTGATGCCGATGTGATAAATGAGCTTAGCAAAGCATCAAATGCAGGAGTAAAGATAGACCTAATAGTGCGTGGTGTGTGCGGTTTGCGTCCTAATATAAGGGGTAAAAGTGAAAATATCCATGTTCGTTCAATCATTGGCAAATACTTAGAACATGCACGAATTTTATACTTTAAACACTCAACACCAAGGGTATTTATCTCTAGTGCTGACTGGATGCCACGGAATTTAGAGAGACGCTTAGAGCTTATGACACCAATATTCGATGAACGCTTGCAAGATAAATTGCTTGAAATTTTAGAACTTCAGCTAAATGATAACGAACTTGCTTTTGAGCTAAAAAATGATGGTGAATACGAGCAAATTTGCCCGAAAAATGGCGAAAAAACTATAAATAGCCACGAAGTATTAGAAAATTATATAAGCAAAATTTACAAATCAGTAAAAAAAGATACCGACAAAGCAAAGGCCGATCTTGTCGCTACTAAGCTATTAAAAGAGAGTTAA
- a CDS encoding 3'-5' exonuclease yields MKPNKQRLENLLSLLATRDLSYRDFIAIFSSVSEITEVIDIKIIDMWRTLGLDIFKNEHGYIELRTRTRDIADQVFCVVDIETSGGTTDGQIIEIGAIKIKNGIEIGRFESFVAAPHIPESISELTGITDADLKDAPSLASVLERFKTFLGTSVFVAHNVNFDYGFISYSLQKLGFSILLNRKICTIDLARRTIPSQKYGLGALKEILGITNTHHRALNDAIAAAEIFKYSLKQLPFSVQSVEDLIKFSKTAPSLRISPKVETITQGELKFQ; encoded by the coding sequence TTGAAACCAAACAAACAACGCCTTGAAAACTTGCTCTCGCTCTTAGCTACTCGTGATTTAAGCTATCGTGATTTTATCGCGATATTTAGCTCAGTTAGTGAGATTACAGAGGTGATAGATATCAAGATTATTGATATGTGGCGGACTTTAGGGCTTGATATTTTTAAAAACGAACATGGCTATATTGAGCTACGCACACGTACGAGAGATATTGCCGATCAGGTTTTTTGCGTAGTAGATATAGAGACAAGTGGTGGCACAACAGACGGACAGATTATAGAGATAGGTGCGATAAAGATAAAAAATGGTATAGAAATAGGGCGATTTGAAAGCTTTGTTGCAGCACCACATATCCCTGAGAGTATCAGTGAGCTAACTGGTATCACAGATGCCGATTTAAAGGACGCTCCATCACTTGCTTCGGTGCTTGAGCGGTTTAAAACATTTTTGGGTACGAGCGTGTTTGTCGCACATAATGTAAATTTTGACTATGGATTTATCTCATATAGTCTACAAAAACTAGGCTTTAGCATACTGCTAAACCGCAAAATTTGCACCATCGATCTAGCACGTCGCACGATACCATCACAAAAGTATGGGCTAGGTGCGTTAAAAGAAATTTTAGGCATCACAAATACTCATCACAGGGCGTTAAACGATGCGATAGCGGCGGCTGAGATATTTAAATATTCTCTTAAACAGCTTCCTTTTAGCGTTCAAAGTGTAGAGGATCTGATAAAATTTAGCAAAACTGCACCGAGTCTTCGCATAAGTCCAAAGGTGGAGACGATCACGCAAGGTGAGCTAAAATTTCAATAG
- the rpe gene encoding ribulose-phosphate 3-epimerase: MYVAPSILSADFGNLKAEIEAICEAGCDLIHVDVMDGHFVPNLTIGPLVVNAVANVATKPLDIHLMVENNTFFANLFLPLKPKFLTFHIEEEKHPLRLIDYIRKNDVSPGIVLNPHTPVSSLEHIINEVDIVLLMSVNPGFGAQNFMPLVYEKIRALREMIERKNAKCLIEVDGGVNGLNAPDLDEAGADILVAGNYIFSSNSYAEAIRAIKLEF, from the coding sequence ATGTATGTAGCTCCAAGTATTTTGTCGGCTGATTTTGGAAATTTAAAGGCTGAGATAGAGGCTATCTGCGAGGCTGGATGTGATCTTATACACGTTGATGTTATGGACGGACACTTTGTACCAAATTTAACTATAGGACCACTTGTCGTGAACGCCGTCGCAAATGTGGCTACAAAGCCACTTGATATTCATCTAATGGTTGAAAATAACACTTTTTTTGCAAATTTGTTTTTGCCACTTAAACCAAAATTTTTAACATTTCACATCGAAGAGGAGAAGCATCCACTTCGCTTGATAGATTATATCCGTAAAAATGATGTAAGTCCAGGAATAGTGCTAAATCCTCACACGCCCGTCTCAAGCCTAGAACACATTATAAATGAAGTCGATATCGTGCTTTTAATGAGTGTTAATCCAGGTTTTGGGGCTCAAAACTTTATGCCGTTAGTTTATGAGAAGATTCGTGCTTTGCGTGAGATGATAGAGCGTAAAAACGCAAAATGTCTCATAGAGGTTGATGGTGGTGTAAATGGATTAAATGCACCAGATCTAGATGAGGCGGGAGCTGATATACTCGTAGCAGGAAATTATATATTTTCATCAAATTCTTATGCGGAGGCGATCCGTGCGATAAAGCTTGAGTTTTGA
- the rpmB gene encoding 50S ribosomal protein L28 encodes MSRRCAITGKGPMVGNNVSHANNKTKRRFMPNLRTIRVMLEDGTTRKIKVAASTLRTMKKQSK; translated from the coding sequence ATGTCAAGAAGATGTGCTATAACAGGCAAAGGTCCTATGGTTGGCAATAACGTAAGCCACGCCAACAATAAGACAAAAAGAAGATTTATGCCAAACCTACGAACCATCCGTGTTATGCTAGAAGACGGCACAACGAGAAAGATCAAAGTCGCTGCTTCAACTCTTAGAACTATGAAAAAGCAGTCAAAATAA